From a region of the Pongo abelii isolate AG06213 chromosome 9, NHGRI_mPonAbe1-v2.0_pri, whole genome shotgun sequence genome:
- the USP2 gene encoding ubiquitin carboxyl-terminal hydrolase 2 isoform X3, which translates to MRTSYTVTLPEEPPAAPFPALAKELRPRSPLSPSLLLSTFVGLLLNKAKNSKSAQGLAGLRNLGNTCFMNSILQCLSNTRELRDYCLQRLYMRDLHHGSNAHTALMEEFAKLIQTIWTSSPSDVVSPSEFKTQIQRYAPRFVGYNQQDAQEFLRFLLDGLHNEVNRVTLRPKSNPENFDHLPDDEKGRQMWRKYLEREDSRIGDLFVGQLKSSLTCTDCGYCSTVFDPFWDLSLPIAKRGYPEVTLMDCMRLFTKEDVLDGDEKPTCCRCRGRKRCIKKFSIQRFPKILVLHLKRFSESRIRTSKLTTFVNFPLRDLDLREFASENTNHAVYNLYAVSNHSGTTMGGHYTAYCRSPGTGEWHTFNDSSVTPMSSSQVRTSDAYLLFYELASPPSRM; encoded by the exons ATGCGCACCTCGTACACCGTGACCCTGCCCGAGGAGCCCCCCGCCGCCCCCTTTCCCGCCCTCGCCAAGGAGCTGCGGCCGCGCTCCCCTCTCTCCCCGTCCCTGCTGCTCTCCACCTTCGTGGGGCTCCTGCTCAACAAAGCCAAG AATTCTAAGAGTGCCCAGGGTCTGGCTGGTCTTCGAAACCTTGGGAACACG TGCTTCATGAACTCAATTCTGCAGTGCCTGAGCAACACTCGGGAGTTGAGAGATTACTGCCTCCAGAGGCTCTACATGCGGGACCTGCACCACGGCAGCAATGCACACACAGCCCTCATGGAAG AGTTTGCAAAACTAATTCAGACCATATGGACTTCATCCCCCAgtgatgtggtgagcccatctgAGTTCAAGACCCAGATCCAGAGATACGCACCGCGCTTTGTTGGCTATAA TCAGCAGGACGCTCAGGAGTTCCTTCGCTTTCTTCTGGATGGGCTCCATAATGAGGTGAACCGAGTGACACTGAGACCTAAGTCCAACCCTGAGAACTTCGATCATCTTCC TGATGACGAGAAAGGCCGACAGATGTGGAGAAAATATCTAGAACGGGAAGACAGTAGGATCGGGG ATCTCTTTGTTGGGCAGCTAAAGAGCTCCCTGACGTGTACAGATTGTGGTTACTGTTCTACAGTCTTCGACCCCTTCTGGGACCTCTCACTGCCCATTGCTAAG CGAGGTTATCCTGAGGTGACATTAATGGACTGCATGAGGCTCTTCACCAAAGAGGATGTGCTTGATGGAGATGAAAAGCCA ACATGCTGTCGCTGCCGAGGCAGAAAACGGTGTATAAAGAAGTTCTCCATCCAGAGGTTCCCAAAGATCTTGGTGCTCC ATCTGAAGCGGTTCTCAGAATCCAGGATCCGAACCAGCAAGCTCACAACATTTGTGAACTTCCCCCTAAGAGACCTGGACTTAAGAGAATTTGCCTCAGAAAACACCA ACCATGCTGTTTACAACCTGTACGCTGTGTCCAATCACTCCGGAACCACCATGGGTGGCCACTATACAGCCTACTGTCGCAGTCCAGGGACAGGAGAGTGGCACACTTTCAACGACTCCAG CGTCACTCCCATGTCCTCCAGCCAAGTGCGCACCAGCGACGCCTACCTGCTCTTCTACGAACTGGCCAGCCCGCCCTCCCGAATGTAG
- the C1QTNF5 gene encoding complement C1q tumor necrosis factor-related protein 5, with protein sequence MRPLLVLLLLGLAAGSPPLDDNKIPSLCPGHPGLPGTPGHHGSQGLPGRDGRDGRDGAPGAPGEKGEGGRPGLPGPRGEPGPRGEAGPAGPTGPAGECSVPPRSAFSAKRSESRVPPPSDAPLPFDRVLVNEQGHYDAVTGKFTCQVPGVYYFAVHATVYRASLQFDLVKNGESIASFFQFFGGWPKPASLSGGAMVRLEPEDQVWVQVGVGDYIGIYASIKTDSTFSGFLVYSDWHSSPVFA encoded by the exons ATGAGGCCGCTCCTCGTCCTGCTGCTCCTGGGCCTGGCGGCCGGCTCGCCCCCACTGGACGACAACAAGATCCCCAGCCTGTGCCCGGGGCACCCCGGCCTTCCAGGCACGCCGGGCCACCATGGCAGCCAGGGCTTGCCGGGCCGCGATGGCCGCGACGGCCGCGACGGCGCGCCCGGGGCTCCGGGAGAGAAAGGCGAGGGCGGGAGGCCGG GACTGCCGGGACCTCGAGGGGAGCCCGGGCCGCGAGGAGAGGCGGGACCTGCGGGGCCCACCGGGCCTGCCGGGGAGTGCTCTGTGCCTCCGCGATCCGCCTTCAGCGCCAAGCGCTCCGAGAGCCGGGTGCCTCCGCCGTCTGACGCACCCTTGCCCTTCGACCGCGTGCTGGTGAACGAGCAGGGACATTACGACGCCGTCACCGGCAAGTTCACCTGCCAGGTGCCTGGGGTCTACTACTTCGCCGTCCATGCCACCGTCTACCGGGCCAGCCTGCAGTTTGATCTGGTGAAGAATGGCGAATCCATTGcctctttcttccagtttttcGGGGGGTGGCCCAAGCCAGCCTCGCTCTCGGGAGGCGCCATGGTGAGGCTGGAGCCTGAGGACCAAGTGTGGGTGCAGGTGGGTGTGGGTGACTACATTGGCATCTATGCCAGCATCAAGACAGACAGCACCTTCTCCGGATTTCTGGTGTACTCTGACTGGCACAGCTCCCCAGTCTTCGCTTAG
- the RNF26 gene encoding E3 ubiquitin-protein ligase RNF26, translated as MEAVYLVVNGVGLVLDVLTLVLDLNFLLVSSLLASLAWLLAFVYNLPHTVLTSLLHLGRGVLLSLLALIEAVVRFTCGGLQALCTLLYSCCSGLESLKLLGHLASHGALRSREILHRGVLNVVFNGHALLRQACDICAIAMSLVAYVINSLVNICLIGTQNLFSLVLALWDAVTGPLWRMTDVVAAFLAHISSSAVAMAILLWTPCQLALELLASAARLLASFVLVNLTGLVLLACVLAVTVTVLHPDFTLRLATQALSQLHARPSYHRLREDVMRLSRLALGSEAWRRVWSRSLQLASWPNRGGAPGAPQGDPVRLFSVRTRRQDTVPEAGRRSEAEEEEARTIRATPARGRERLNEEEPPGGQDPWKLLKEQEERKKCVICQDQSKTVLLLPCRHLCLCQACTEILMRHPVYHRNCPLCRRGILQTLNVYL; from the coding sequence ATGGAGGCAGTGTACCTGGTAGTGAATGGCGTGGGCCTGGTGCTGGACGTGCTGACCTTGGTGTTGGACCTCAACTTCCTGCTGGTGTCCTCCCTCCTGGCTTCCCTGGCCTGGCTCCTGGCCTTCGTCTACAACCTGCCGCACACGGTACTGACTAGTCTTCTGCACTTGGGCCGCGGAGTCTTGCTTTCATTGCTGGCCTTGATCGAAGCCGTGGTCCGGTTCACGTGTGGGGGCTTGCAGGCCTTGTGTACCCTGCTCTATAGCTGCTGCTCTGGCCTAGAGAGCCTAAAGCTCCTGGGGCACCTGGCCTCTCATGGGGCACTGCGGAGCAGGGAGATACTGCACCGGGGCGTCCTCAATGTGGTCTTCAATGGCCATGCTTTGCTGCGCCAGGCCTGTGACATCTGTGCCATTGCCATGAGTCTGGTGGCTTATGTGAttaacagcctggtcaacatctGCCTCATCGGCACTCAGAACCTCTTTTCCCTGGTGCTGGCCCTGTGGGATGCAGTGACCGGGCCTCTGTGGAGGATGACGGATGTAGTGGCTGCCTTCCTAGCCCACATTTCCAGCAGTGCTGTGGCCATGGCCATCCTCCTTTGGACACCCTGCCAACTAGCCCTGGAGCTGCTGGCCTCAGCTGCCCGCCTCCTGGCCAGCTTTGTGCTTGTCAATCTCACTGGCCTGGTGTTGCTAGCTTGCGTGCTGGCAGTGACGGTGACTGTGTTGCATCCGGACTTCACCCTGAGGCTGGCTACCCAGGCACTCAGCCAGCTCCATGCCCGGCCATCCTACCACCGTCTTCGAGAGGATGTCATGCGGCTCTCTCGCCTAGCACTGGGCTCGGAGGCCTGGCGCCGAGTCTGGAGCCGCAGCCTGCAGCTGGCGAGTTGGCCAAACCGGGGAGGGGCACCTGGAGCCCCCCAGGGTGACCCTGTGAGGCTGTTCTCGGTTAGGACCCGGAGACAGGACACTGTTCCTGAAGCGGGGCGCAGAtcagaggcagaagaggaggaggcCAGGACCATCAGAGCGACACCTGCCAGGGGCCGAGAGAGGCTCAACGAGGAGGAGCCTCCAGGTGGGCAAGACCCGTGGAAGTTGCTGAAGGAGCAAGAGGAGCGGAAGAAGTGTGTCATCTGCCAGGACCAGAGCAAGACGGTGTTGCTCCTGCCCTGCCGGCATCTGTGCCTGTGCCAGGCCTGCACTGAAATCCTGATGCGCCACCCTGTCTACCACCGCAACTGCCCGCTCTGCCGCCGGGGCATCCTGCAGACCCTCAATGTCTACCTCTGA
- the MFRP gene encoding membrane frizzled-related protein, with the protein MKDFSDVILCVEATESSKTEFCNPAFEPESGPPCPPPVFPEDASYSVPAPWHGRRPRGLRPDCRFSWLCVLLLSSLLLLLLGLLVAIILAQLQAAPPSGASHSPLPAGGLTTTTTTPTITTSQAAGTPKGQQESGMSPSLQSTCGGLLSGPRGFFSSPNYPDPYPPNAHCVWHIQVATDHAIQLKIEALSIESVASCLFDRLELSPEPEGPLLRVCGRVPPPTLNTNASHLLVVFVSDSSVEGFGFHAWYQAVAPGHGSCAHDEFHCDQLICLLPDSVCDGFANCADGSDETNCSAKFSGCGGNLTGLQGTFSTPSYLQQYPHQQLCTWHISVPAGHSIELQFHNFSLEAQDECKFDYVEVYETSSSGAFSLLGRFCGAEPPPHLVSSHHELAVLFRTDHGISSGGFSATYLAFNATENPCGPSELSCQAGGCKGVQWMCDMWRDCTDGSDDNCSSPLFPPPELACEPVRVEMCLGLSYNTTAFPNIWVGMTTQEEVVEVLSGYKSLTSLPCYQNFRRLLCGLLVPRCTPLGSVLPPCRSVCQEAEHQCQSGLALLGTPWPFNCNRLPEAAGLEACAQP; encoded by the exons ATGAAGGACTTCTCAGATGTCATCCTCTGCGTGGAGGCAACAGAATCGAGCAAG ACCGAGTTCTGCAATCCTGCCTTCGAGCCTGAGTCTGGGCCACCCTGCCCTCCCCCAGTGTTCCCAGAGGATGCCAGCTACAGTGTCCCAGCTCCCTGGCATG GTCGGCGTCCTCGAGGGCTACGGCCAGACTGCCGCTTCTCCTGGCTCTGTGTCCTCCTGCTCTCCagcctgctgctcctgctgctcgGGCTGCTGGTGGCCATCATCCTGGCCC AGCTGCAGGCTGCACCCCCATCTGGGGCGTCCCATAGCCCACTGCCTGCCGGAGGCCTTACCACGacaaccaccacccccaccatcaccacctctcAGGCAGCTGGGACCCCTAAAGGGCAGCAGGAGTCAGGCATGAGCCCCTCCCTGCAGTCCA CCTGTGGAGGCCTCCTCTCTGGCCCGAGGGGCTTCTTCAGCAGCCCTAACTACCCAGACCCTTACCCCCCCAACGCCCACTGCGTGTGGCATATCCAGGTGGCCACAGACCATGCAATACAGCTCAAGATTGAAGCCCTCAGCATAGAGAGTGTGGCCTCTTGCCTTTTTGATCGCTTGGAACTCTCCCCCGAGCCTGAAGGCCCCCTCCTCAG GGTTTGTGGAAGGGTGCCTCCCCCTACGCTCAACACCAATGCCAGCCACCTCCTGGTGGTCTTCGTCTCTGACAGCAGTGTGGAAGGATTTGGTTTCCATGCCTGGTACCAGGCTGTGGCCCCTGGGCATG GGAGCTGTGCCCACGATGAGTTCCACTGTGACCAGCTCATCTGCCTGCTACCTGACTCAGTGTGTGATGGTTTTGCCAACTGTGCTGATGGCAGTGATGAGACCAATTGCAGTGCCAAGTTCTCAG GGTGTGGGGGGAATCTGACTGGGCTCCAGGGCACTTTCTCTACTCCCAGCTACCTGCAGCAGTACCCTCACCAACAG CTCTGCACCTGGCATATCTCGGTGCCTGCCGGACACAGCATAGAACTACAGTTCCACAACTTCAGCCTGGAGGCTCAGGACGAGTGCAAGTTTGACTATGTGGAGGTGTATGAGACCAGCAGCTCAGGGgccttcagcctcctgggcag GTTCTGTGGAGCAGAGCCACCCCCCCACCTCGTCTCCTCGCACCATGAGCTGGCTGTGCTCTTTAGGACAGATCATGGCATCAGCAGTGGAGGCTTCTCAGCCACCTACCTGGCCTTCAATGCCACGGAGA ACCCCTGTGGGCCCAGTGAGCTCTCCTGCCAGGCAGGAGGGTGTAAGGGTGTGCAGTGGATGTGTGACATGTGGAGAGACTGCACCGATGGCAGCGATGACAACTGCAGCAGCCCCTTGTTCCCACCCCCAG AGCTGGCCTGTGAGCCTGTCCGGGTGGAGATGTGCCTCGGTCTGAGCTACAACACCACGGCCTTCCCTAACATCTGGGTGGGCATGACCACCCAGGAGGAGGTGGTAGAGGTCCTCAGCGGTTACAAG AGCCTGACAAGCCTGCCCTGCTACCAGAATTTCCGGAGGCTCCTGTGTGGGCTGCTTGTGCCCCGTTGCACCCCACTAGGCAGTGTTCTGCCCCCTTGCCGCTCTGTCTGCCAGGAAGCAGAGCACCAGTGCCAGTCTGGCCTGGCACTACTGGGCACCCCCTGGCCCTTCAACTGCAACAGGCTGCCAGAGGCAGCTGGCCTGGAAGCTTGTGCCCAGCCCTGA